TACATCTGTTAATAAGTAGTTTTATCTATATTTTCTGCCATAACAGGACCATAGAGGTCATTTATGATCTTGATGTGCCTCGAAGTGAAAATGAGTTGGACACACTGGCTCTAGGACGTTGGAGGGGAATCATCTGATTGTCAAACGTTGGATTCATTAAGAGCAACGTGACAGAAAAATACCAGAAAAGTTGGAAACATGAGATAGAATAACCAAGGAATTCCAAAGTAGGAGCGCTAGACGTTTTACACCATCCTCAACTTTTATATCCaatctttgtctttatttacgCTTTTGTTCATCTATTGAAAGAATGATCATCTACTAATAGTTGTgctttccccccaaaaaatctgtCTAAGACTTAAAAACCTGTCTCCTTTGCATCCCCAAGTCAGTCTTTGATCTTTGTCATTCTGCACCCTTAGGGGGTCACCTACCCAGCCTGTCACGGGATGTGGTCCAAGTGGGCTCCGCCTCTCGAACGTAGTCGCCTGGCGACCACATCATTCTGCGGTGAGTCACGTCTCTCCTTTCGTTAATCtaacaaacagcagctctgagtATTTTTTACCATTCCAAACATCTTTGATGCAACCTCCTCACAAGTCACAGGGAGTATGGCAAGTAAATGGACATGAGTGAGCTTGCTTTGCTTTGCAGACGCTGACGCTTGCTGCCTCTGTTGAAATTTGAATAACAGTGTCGCACTTTAAATTGGTACCATGACAACCGTGCATCAAAACCCTCTTGACATTGTCTGTAAATGAACACAGCTCACCTGTGTAAACTGAAGGAGCTTCCTTGTCCATTCATCTAAATGAAGTGTCACACTGCTTAATGTCCAAAAACCCTCTCAGCGTTGCTGCTCTATAGAAATCAGCCGTGCTCATGAAGGCGTCAGACTGCAGAAAACAGGCTAAAACACCCTCTCAGTAAGGGCAGCACTAATGGCTCATTTTGACGGTGTTTGCTCAATGACTCTAATGCATGTCTTTGATTTGACTACGGTCATTAAGACACATTTGAACTCCCCGTTGTTGGTGTCTTGTATTGTAGTCctgcaaaataacaaacaaaccaaaaaaaagcataaccaagggaaaacatgttttatgatGACTATCACTGAGATGTGATGACTGACAGTGATGTTTGATATCATCAGGTTCCTACGCCGGAGCGGTAATCGCCATGCCTTTAGCTGGAATTCTGGTGCAGTATGTCGGCTGGTCTTCAGTCTTCTATCTTTACGGTGAGGAAcaacaaaacagacacaaaattcCCACAACCAACatcatttacacattttaagttgtagtaaaacaagttaaaaaaaaaaaatttcggtctaattttagtaaaaatattattgccACATTTTCAGTTCAGAAACATTTTCCGTGAACAGCATGTGTGGTGGGAGACCAACACAGCACACCATGCTAACCACCCTATCCAATGGTCGTACAGTGGTGGCGGCAGTATCATGCTTTGGGACGGGATTTTCTTCAGCAAGTCCCTCTAGGAACAAGCAtgttagataatggatggattgatATTAACACAATTTCAGTTATGGACTTCTGTTGTAGCCCTGTACAAGTATTAATTAGATGCAAAGCATTGGTTTGAAACAAAAGTCTGAAGgcaatttgcaaaacaaacaaatccagTTTATATAAGTAAATTTATAGCTAATTCAGTCCAGAAATCAGATTCAAAGTCGGTAACATACACATATGGATCCTATTTATAAAACAATGCCATTAAATTTGGATTATTATACCAATTCTTGAAAAGTCTTTACTTTTCAAGAATTGCACATTGAATGAAGTCACTGACTTGACTCTCTTAAAGCAAAGCAGTCACTGGAGAGTAGAGCACCACTTTAACAGGACTAAACCTTCAGCAGTGAGAGGAGTAGTCTGCTGTGTCCAAGCTGGTGGTTAAATACTTTTGTGTCTTTTGCTTTGTGtctaataatttaaataatttatcaatgccaaaaaaacaaagctgtctAGGCTGGTGTAATGTTTGGTTTCTAAGTTTAATAGCCTCATTAGAAAATACACTAGGTCCTGTTTAGTAGGAAGGAAAATATACAGTTTAATTTCATGTAAGGTCCTTTTCATAATCTGTGTGCGACACGTTGCTCCCTGCTAGTTGTACTCTGTCTGGTTTTGCACCTCGGTTTTATCTAAAACGCTTCgaggtttgattaaaatgattaacaCTCACACGAAAGCCGTACCTTCGCCAAcgtattttaataaaaagccACTCTGATTTCACCGTGATACGGTCTCATGATTTATTGAtgtaaattagcattttcctgTCCTACCTCTGTGACTCATGCTGGGACTATTTTTAATAACGGAAGATTCCTGTGATCCAGAGACGGTGTGTGCTGGGGTTTAATTAATTTGTCCTACGCTCACTCATTCATacccttacaaaaaaatcccatgaaaatcacatgtgaaagtCACATGTGGTTCACACAAATGTTTACATGTGAAAGATGTGAATCACATGTATTCGTGTGAATTTTGGAACGTTTCGTGGTAAAATCACATGTGGAACATGGGaatcacatgtgattttcatggGAATTTTTTTGTAAGGGTAATATTACTTTTATAAAAAGCACTGCAAATAACCACAGTGTGAACGTAATCTGCTCTTGTCTCGTTTGAAGGCGTGTTTGGGATCCTGTGGTATATCCTATGGCTCCTCCTGGCTTATGGGAGTCCTGCTCAACATCCCACAATCACACAGGAGGAGAAGATGTACATCGAGGCTGCCATCGGCGAAACAGCCAACCAACTGAGTGCTACAGAGGTGTGCATATTTAATAAACTCTGGATTTCAGGCTATGTTTTAAACCGACTCACACGCTTGACCTTCAACAGAAATTCAAGACCCCATGGCGTCGTTTCTTTACCTCCATGCCGGTCTATGCTATCATTGTGGCAAACTTCTGCCGCAGCTGGACCTTCTACCTGCTCCTTATCAGCCAGCCGGCATACTTCGAGGAAGTGTTTGGCTTCCCCATCAGCAAGGTTAGCCTCGTTGACAGAGTTATCAGCTCTAAGAGTAAAAACTGATCCTATAATTGCATCAAGAAGTATTAAAACCATTTTGAAAATTAGGTTATATGTAATTTTCCACACTTTTCTCCAATTTCCTCTTTCCTAACTGTTTGAGAAAATGTTGCTGTCTTCGTTTTTCGAATTAACCTTTGCATCCTAAAAGATCCCTCTTAGGATGCAAGAAATGTATCAGACTCAGCACTTAGTATCAcctaaataaacataaatgattTATGTAAGTATGggtgtttttaatctgttattagTTATTTAATGTGTTACTTCTTATTTAATGTGTACAGGTGGGGATCTTGTCCGCCGTTCCCCATATGGTGATGACAATCATCGTCCCTATCGGAGGGCAATTGGCGGATTTCTTACgaagtaaaaaaattatgtcaACAACAAATGTGAGGAAACTCATGAACTGTGGAGGTACGCTGATGCAACCATTCCTCaaatattattgatttaataCAAACCACTGAGGACCACTAAGATCTGCCGATTACACAGAAAAGTTCTTATTTGGAAATTAAACTTACCTTTAAAGAATCCCTTCCAAATTATCCACATTCTCTGGTCAGTATTCAGTTTGAAAgtttattaattcatttctctgcaatttttgttttttatttcaggatttGGTATGGAGGCCACTCTTCTGCTGGTTGTAGGATTTTCTCACACGCGAGGAGTCGCCATTTCCTTCCTTGTGCTGGCTGTAGGCTTCAGTGGATTTGCCATTTCAGGTTCTTAAGACCTCAAAtctgactttattcaaaaactgTTTGGAACAGGGCAAAAATATGCAGTGAACAGGATTTGCACGAGAACCttttttctgctatttttagtaataatttaagTCTGGAGAACCACCAGTTTCCCTTTGTCACAGTATGAAGCAGTGAGGCTTTTGGTGTGGGGTTCTCTAGGAAACCAACAAATTCAAGTGTGGATGTAGATCTGTTTTCCTGTCTTTGTGTTAATTTCACTTAAAGGTATTTATGctgtgttttcaggttttaatgTCAACCATTTGGATATTGCTCCTCGTTATGCCAGCATCTTGATGGGCATTTCCAATGGAGTTGGAACGCTGTCTGGAATGGTGTGCCCCCTTATTGTTGGAGCTTTGACtaaaaacaaggtaaaaaaatCTCTAGATAATGCAGTcctgtgaaaaagtattcagtCCCTTACAGATgacttctgtttttgtcatacttaaatcttttacattatttaagtaattaatatcagacaaaaataaattgacttCACAAAAACTTCATTTTGGTTATTTGGAGCCATGCTGGCATACTTTATGAGAAAATTCAAGTGTGTTTGCGTTGTGTAAAAGTTAAGAATCTCTttgtgattaatttaaaaataattaaaaacaatttaaaatactgACTCTCTCTATTGCGGGAAGTTAGCAAGTCTGTCAAATAAGAGGGCAGTAGAAACtgtgaaaggaaaaggaaagtttaaaaaaataattagtggttaatttattataaactgttcaatattttttattcagacaTCACATTTGGCAAcatattttgcagttttaaagtaatataCATGATTTGTCTAAAATACCAGATGAATTTCTTGCTTGGGCCCCATGTAAGTTTTATATTATGAAATAGCCACAAAATGTCCTAGAAATTGATGTTTGTGGATTTATTTTGTACCATTTATTTGATCAATCCCTATATTGTCTCTGTGTAACCTAACAACTATCCTAAGCttgtatttataatttaacgCTACTGTTACATTTATTGCAATTGTTACATGCAACTTGTGAATTTATAGCCTAATCTCAGTATTTCATCTCTGAGAGATCAGTGAATCTACCTCTTCCGTCTTCCCACAGACTCGTTTGGAGTGGCAGCATGTCTTCATTATTGCCTCCATGGTGCATTACACAGGAGTCATCTTCTATGCCATCTTTGCGTCAGGGGAGCAGCAGGACTGGGCCAACCCCGAGAGCCTGAGTGAGGATAAATGCGGCATTATCGATGAGGATGAGCTGGCGGAGGAGTCAGAACTTTCCAACGACGGTGGCCTGGCTTCCAAAAAGAGCTACGGAACCACAGACAATTCATACGGTCAAAAACAGGGATGGAAAAAGAAGAGAGGGGTCACCATGGAGGGGGAGGAGGAACACTGTGGTAACGGGGACTACAATGATGGGTACCAGTGAGACATCATGCGGATTACAATTAGAGGACTTCCAGAACACGCGGATGAAACTGAAGGTCTGATTTCACaccggaggaggaggagtacAAGGGAAACAacaggagctgcagcatcaaAAGCACCCCAAGATAGTCTTTTTCAGCTTTCAGTGAAGAATGTACAATACTGTACAATTGTTTCAGACCTTCTGTAATTTCTGAATACTTTGTTTCCAGAAAGCCAGGCAATATGCTAGTTGACAACAACCACAGAACAAGAGATTATCACTTGCTACTCTACTAACAATCACAGTCTGGCTCCTTGgaagcaaaacataaagaaatgagGGTTGACTTATGTTTTGCACAGTACTTTGGTTACCTGATTTgtaccaaaatgtgaaaaaaagcaaatatttgacattattttaaattagagAGCCACTGGAAAGACAGAATGTGTCTACCACAAAAACTGCAACTAAGTTACATATTTTACATCTGTTTTGTACAATCCAGCACcacactgaaaaacaacacataTATGAGCAACACATATCAACTTCCAAACcaatcttttcttttcctgcagGTGACGCTGATTGGAGTTTATGTTAATCCATGTGGACAGTCCATGAGATGTTTTGTGTCAGCTATGCAACCTGAAAAAACCTGGAGGAATGTAAAGATTAGACCTCAGTAGACCACACTCTTTATGGTGTCAGTCTTATTAGGGTTTCCAGTGTATATCTGCTGTTGCTGAATGGTTGCACTGAGTTACTGCTTTGCTTCTTTGAGCAGGTTTTAGTTCACCATACGCTTGGAAATAATCTTTAAATCAATTATTATTTACAGAGC
Above is a window of Xiphophorus hellerii strain 12219 chromosome 2, Xiphophorus_hellerii-4.1, whole genome shotgun sequence DNA encoding:
- the slc17a8 gene encoding vesicular glutamate transporter 3 — its product is MPFDFAGLKNQVLKPGKEEVKNTVGDSLGKLQRKMDGSNVEDEENIELTEDGRPVASAPLPAPLLDCSCGGLPKRYIIAILSGLGFCISFGIRCNLGVAIVEMVNNNTVYINGTRVIQKAQFNWDPETVGLIHGSFFWGYIVTQIPGGFISNKLSANRVFGAAIFLTSVLNMFIPSAARVHYGCVMFVRILQGLVEGVTYPACHGMWSKWAPPLERSRLATTSFCGSYAGAVIAMPLAGILVQYVGWSSVFYLYGVFGILWYILWLLLAYGSPAQHPTITQEEKMYIEAAIGETANQLSATEKFKTPWRRFFTSMPVYAIIVANFCRSWTFYLLLISQPAYFEEVFGFPISKVGILSAVPHMVMTIIVPIGGQLADFLRSKKIMSTTNVRKLMNCGGFGMEATLLLVVGFSHTRGVAISFLVLAVGFSGFAISGFNVNHLDIAPRYASILMGISNGVGTLSGMVCPLIVGALTKNKTRLEWQHVFIIASMVHYTGVIFYAIFASGEQQDWANPESLSEDKCGIIDEDELAEESELSNDGGLASKKSYGTTDNSYGQKQGWKKKRGVTMEGEEEHCGNGDYNDGYQ